A single region of the Lysinibacillus sp. B2A1 genome encodes:
- a CDS encoding ABC transporter permease produces MKKRGFADLFFLLLALYLVLPVVATMLYAFATKWNKTILPEGLTFKWLATLFQDTEFMQAFGRSVLLSCGAVLIALLVIVPAIFVIVLYFPKYEKWIQVAVVMVYSFPGIILAVGLIRVYSKLGVSMILVVLGAYVIGILPYIYQGTRNSLRNVDARQLLDVAQLLGASKLQAFTQILLPTVYPGLFAGALLSFSVLFGEFVLINLVVGSRFETVQIYLMKKLSTSGHIASAVVFIYIVLMGLLMFAIARLTKQSKGATNG; encoded by the coding sequence ATGAAAAAAAGAGGCTTTGCTGATTTATTTTTCCTCCTGCTCGCACTGTATTTAGTGTTACCAGTTGTAGCGACAATGCTTTATGCCTTTGCAACGAAATGGAATAAGACCATTTTGCCTGAAGGGCTAACTTTTAAATGGCTAGCAACATTATTTCAGGATACTGAATTTATGCAGGCATTTGGGCGCTCTGTTTTATTGTCTTGTGGGGCGGTTTTGATTGCGTTGCTTGTCATTGTTCCAGCTATCTTTGTAATTGTGTTATATTTTCCAAAATATGAGAAGTGGATACAAGTGGCAGTTGTCATGGTCTATTCATTTCCAGGCATTATTTTAGCCGTTGGATTAATCCGTGTTTATAGCAAATTAGGCGTATCTATGATTTTAGTAGTGTTAGGAGCCTATGTAATCGGCATACTTCCCTACATTTATCAGGGAACACGCAATAGTTTGCGTAATGTAGATGCACGCCAGCTATTAGATGTGGCACAGTTATTGGGTGCCTCTAAATTACAGGCATTTACCCAAATATTATTACCAACTGTTTATCCCGGCTTATTTGCAGGTGCGTTATTATCGTTTTCCGTACTCTTTGGAGAATTTGTATTAATCAATCTAGTGGTTGGTTCTCGCTTTGAAACCGTACAAATTTATTTAATGAAAAAGCTTAGTACAAGCGGACATATTGCCAGTGCAGTTGTTTTCATTTATATCGTTCTAATGGGGTTATTAATGTTCGCTATTGCAAGATTAACGAAACAATCGAAAGGTGCTACAAATGGATGA
- a CDS encoding ABC transporter substrate-binding protein, with protein sequence MAMRKLWKKGLIGALAISMLAACSDSSSSSKEVNSDLSLEEITKKAQEEGTVNSVGMPDTWANWVETWEELGTEYSLKHKDTDMSSAEELAKFEAEKDDATADIGDVGIAFGPIAKDKGLTLPYKTSYWDEIPDWAKDDDGHWIVGYTGTISFLTDKNNVKNAPTSWEDLKNGEYNVSIGDALTANQAQFAILAAAIAFGGDESNIQPGIDFFADLAKQGRLQGDPSVANLEKGEINVAILWDFNALGYRHQIDEQRFDVVIPSEGSVTSGYATIINKYAKNPHAAMLAREYILSDAGQENLAKGYARPIRDKVQLSDDVKQLLLPSDMYKNAQPVKDQKKWEETTKQIPQLYQEQVLIHAK encoded by the coding sequence ATGGCAATGCGAAAGTTGTGGAAGAAAGGTCTTATTGGTGCATTAGCAATTTCAATGTTGGCAGCTTGTTCTGATAGTTCATCTAGCTCTAAAGAGGTAAACAGTGATTTATCGCTTGAGGAAATTACAAAAAAAGCTCAGGAAGAAGGAACCGTTAATTCAGTTGGTATGCCAGATACATGGGCAAACTGGGTGGAGACCTGGGAAGAGCTTGGTACGGAATATAGCTTAAAGCATAAGGATACAGATATGTCGAGTGCTGAGGAGCTGGCAAAGTTTGAGGCAGAAAAGGATGATGCAACTGCTGATATTGGTGATGTAGGGATTGCCTTTGGTCCAATTGCTAAGGACAAGGGCTTAACATTACCATATAAAACATCTTATTGGGATGAAATACCAGACTGGGCAAAGGATGATGATGGACACTGGATCGTGGGTTATACAGGAACTATTTCATTTTTAACAGATAAAAACAATGTCAAAAACGCTCCTACTTCTTGGGAGGATCTTAAAAACGGCGAATATAATGTCAGTATTGGTGATGCACTAACTGCGAACCAAGCCCAGTTTGCTATTTTAGCTGCTGCGATAGCATTTGGTGGCGACGAATCGAATATTCAACCAGGGATAGACTTTTTTGCAGACCTAGCAAAGCAGGGGCGCTTACAGGGTGATCCTTCTGTGGCGAATTTAGAAAAAGGCGAAATTAATGTAGCCATCCTATGGGATTTTAATGCACTAGGCTATCGACATCAAATTGATGAGCAACGCTTTGATGTAGTTATTCCTTCTGAAGGTTCTGTCACATCAGGCTATGCAACGATTATTAACAAATACGCTAAAAACCCTCATGCTGCAATGCTAGCGCGTGAATATATTTTATCTGATGCTGGGCAAGAAAATTTAGCAAAAGGATATGCTCGTCCAATTCGTGACAAGGTTCAATTATCTGACGATGTGAAGCAGCTGCTACTACCTTCGGATATGTACAAAAATGCACAGCCAGTTAAAGATCAAAAGAAATGGGAAGAAACAACAAAACAGATTCCACAACTCTATCAGGAGCAGGTATTAATTCATGCAAAATAA
- a CDS encoding nucleotide pyrophosphatase: MQNNKVVLIVIDALRFDTACTHMGFMHHLVERKIAARYKVCSEVPSLSRPLYETILTGTPPIVHGITSNMTVRLSTQNSLFHLVKENGLTTAAAAYYWVSELYNRAPFMHMEDRLQIDTQLPIENGLFYFEDHYPDSHLFADAAWLMDQKQPDFLYIHPMNVDDDGHKFTADSAQYRNRVLAVDALLSLFIPKCLAQGYEVIVTADHGMTSDGNHGGTTAEDRHVPLFVISKRVKAGIKDETVSQLQIAPLCCYLLGIEPSDEMVSLLIEGVQSLKKV; encoded by the coding sequence ATGCAAAATAATAAAGTTGTCTTAATTGTCATAGATGCACTTCGCTTTGATACAGCCTGTACGCATATGGGATTTATGCATCATTTAGTGGAACGTAAAATTGCCGCACGCTATAAGGTTTGCTCAGAGGTTCCATCATTATCAAGACCCCTATATGAGACGATTTTAACAGGAACACCACCTATTGTGCATGGTATCACAAGCAATATGACAGTTCGTTTATCCACACAAAATAGCCTATTTCATTTGGTGAAAGAAAATGGTTTGACAACAGCTGCTGCAGCCTACTATTGGGTCAGTGAGCTTTATAATCGAGCACCATTTATGCATATGGAGGACAGGCTACAAATAGATACACAACTACCTATTGAAAACGGCTTGTTCTACTTTGAGGATCATTATCCTGATAGTCATTTATTTGCTGATGCAGCTTGGCTGATGGATCAAAAGCAGCCCGATTTTCTCTATATTCATCCAATGAATGTAGATGATGACGGCCATAAATTCACAGCGGACTCTGCACAATATCGAAATCGTGTGTTAGCAGTTGATGCATTATTATCTCTATTTATTCCAAAATGTTTGGCACAGGGCTATGAGGTAATTGTCACTGCAGATCATGGGATGACAAGTGATGGGAATCATGGAGGAACAACGGCTGAGGATCGTCATGTACCATTGTTTGTTATATCTAAGCGGGTGAAAGCAGGCATAAAGGATGAGACCGTCTCTCAGCTTCAAATAGCGCCACTTTGCTGTTATTTATTGGGGATCGAGCCTTCTGATGAAATGGTTTCATTATTAATTGAGGGCGTACAATCCTTAAAAAAAGTTTAG
- a CDS encoding tRNA (N6-isopentenyl adenosine(37)-C2)-methylthiotransferase MiaB, giving the protein MNEEQRLANQHVNQPKQKDKPEKDYSKYFETVFTAPSLKDAKKRGKEEVKYHKDFKIAQEFAGMGVDRTFYIRTYGCQMNEHDTEVMAGIFMQLGYTPTDKIEEADIVLLNTCAIRENAENKVFGELGFLLKYKRKNPEMLIGVCGCMSQEESVVNKILRSYPHVDMVFGTHNIHRLPNILKEAYMSKEMVIEVWSKEGDVIENLPKNRLGSIKAWVNIMYGCDKFCTYCIVPYTRGKERSRRPEEIIAEVRELAAAGYKEIMLLGQNVNAYGKDFDDIEYRLGDLMEEIRKIDIPRIRFTTSHPRDFDDHLIEILAKRGNLVEHIHLPVQSGSNDVLKIMARKYTREHFLELVAKIKAAIPEVTLTTDIIVGYPNETEEQFEETLSLYREVGFESAFTYIYSPREGTPAAKMIDNVPEEVKKQRLQRLNEVVGDYSRQSLEGLKGEIVEVLVEGTSKRREDVLAGYTRKNRLVNFKAPANLIGQLVKVKIIEASSYSLSGEFVEVVKNEKVEI; this is encoded by the coding sequence ATGAATGAGGAACAACGCTTAGCTAATCAACATGTCAATCAACCAAAACAGAAAGACAAGCCTGAAAAGGATTATAGTAAATATTTTGAAACAGTCTTTACCGCCCCTTCGTTAAAGGATGCAAAAAAACGTGGGAAAGAAGAGGTAAAGTACCATAAGGACTTTAAAATTGCTCAAGAATTTGCTGGTATGGGTGTTGATCGTACCTTCTATATACGTACGTATGGCTGTCAAATGAATGAGCACGATACAGAAGTAATGGCTGGGATTTTTATGCAGCTTGGTTACACGCCAACGGATAAGATAGAGGAAGCCGATATCGTGTTATTGAATACGTGTGCAATCCGTGAAAATGCAGAAAACAAAGTATTTGGAGAGCTTGGTTTCCTGCTGAAATATAAACGTAAAAATCCAGAAATGCTAATTGGTGTTTGTGGCTGTATGTCACAGGAAGAATCCGTTGTCAATAAAATTTTAAGAAGCTATCCACATGTTGATATGGTATTTGGTACTCATAATATCCATCGTTTACCAAACATTTTGAAAGAAGCCTACATGTCTAAGGAAATGGTTATTGAAGTTTGGTCAAAAGAAGGCGATGTTATTGAAAATCTGCCGAAGAATCGTCTTGGCTCCATCAAGGCCTGGGTAAATATTATGTACGGCTGTGACAAGTTCTGTACATATTGTATCGTACCTTATACACGTGGAAAGGAACGTAGCCGCCGTCCAGAGGAAATCATAGCCGAGGTTCGTGAACTAGCGGCAGCAGGCTATAAGGAGATTATGTTGCTTGGACAAAATGTCAACGCTTACGGCAAGGATTTTGATGATATTGAATACCGATTAGGGGACTTAATGGAAGAAATACGAAAAATCGATATTCCTCGTATTCGCTTTACAACGAGTCACCCTCGCGATTTCGATGATCATTTAATTGAAATACTTGCTAAGCGTGGTAATTTAGTAGAGCATATTCACTTACCTGTTCAATCTGGTTCCAATGACGTTTTAAAAATTATGGCACGTAAGTATACACGTGAGCATTTCCTTGAATTAGTGGCAAAGATTAAAGCAGCTATTCCTGAGGTTACGCTGACAACAGATATTATCGTTGGTTATCCAAATGAAACAGAGGAGCAATTTGAGGAAACACTTTCCTTATACCGTGAAGTTGGCTTTGAATCAGCCTTTACGTACATTTATTCTCCTCGTGAGGGTACACCTGCTGCTAAAATGATAGATAATGTACCTGAGGAAGTGAAAAAGCAACGTCTTCAACGCTTAAATGAGGTTGTAGGAGATTATTCTCGCCAATCATTAGAGGGCTTAAAGGGTGAAATAGTAGAGGTATTGGTTGAAGGGACAAGTAAAAGACGCGAAGATGTATTAGCAGGGTATACGCGTAAAAATCGTCTTGTTAACTTTAAAGCACCGGCAAATTTAATTGGTCAATTAGTGAAGGTAAAAATAATAGAGGCTTCTTCATATTCATTAAGTGGTGAATTTGTTGAAGTTGTAAAAAATGAAAAGGTGGAAATATAA
- a CDS encoding histidinol-phosphatase (catalyzes the formation of L-histidinol from L-histidinol phosphate): protein MMIDYHVHLEEGPYSFRWLERTSQAMAFFNAEDAGKGSKASIEKTMQQLTNRLQRGCYNEQWLDLYLQQAKKLGLREVGIVDHLYRFKETRAYFERYMQLENTEAIGKVQRYWLNNVMTESMDDFVSAIIRAKEKWYQHGIALKLGIEADYFVGGEEELASLLNRYPWDYVIGSVHFVDGWGFDNPQTQYIFEGMDEAALQQSYERFFAAVEKMIHAKMFDFVAHLDNFKVFDYQVKDAAFLDSWYERIAKALVATQTATEINAGLYYRYPVKEMCPGPRFLEVLLEHGVAFTVSSDAHFPDDLGKYTFANTDLLKSCGVQSIVGFNQRHKQYIEL, encoded by the coding sequence CTGATGATTGATTATCATGTACATTTAGAGGAGGGTCCATACTCATTCCGTTGGCTAGAGCGCACTTCTCAAGCAATGGCATTTTTTAATGCTGAGGATGCTGGGAAAGGGTCCAAGGCATCTATAGAAAAGACCATGCAACAGCTGACAAATCGACTGCAAAGAGGCTGCTATAATGAGCAATGGCTAGATTTATATCTACAGCAGGCTAAGAAGCTGGGCTTACGAGAGGTGGGCATTGTGGATCATTTATATCGCTTTAAGGAGACACGAGCCTACTTCGAGCGTTATATGCAGCTAGAGAACACTGAGGCAATTGGAAAGGTGCAGCGTTATTGGTTAAATAATGTGATGACTGAGAGCATGGATGATTTTGTGTCAGCCATTATTCGTGCAAAGGAAAAGTGGTATCAGCATGGGATTGCTTTAAAACTTGGTATCGAGGCAGATTACTTTGTTGGGGGTGAGGAAGAATTAGCATCATTATTGAATAGATATCCATGGGATTATGTAATTGGCTCCGTTCATTTTGTGGATGGCTGGGGCTTCGATAACCCACAAACACAATATATATTTGAAGGTATGGATGAGGCTGCCTTACAGCAAAGCTATGAGCGATTCTTTGCTGCGGTTGAGAAAATGATCCATGCTAAAATGTTCGATTTTGTAGCGCATTTGGATAATTTTAAAGTGTTTGACTATCAAGTGAAAGATGCGGCTTTTCTTGATTCTTGGTATGAGCGAATTGCAAAGGCACTTGTGGCAACACAAACTGCGACAGAAATAAATGCTGGTTTATATTATCGCTATCCAGTAAAGGAAATGTGTCCAGGTCCTCGTTTCTTAGAAGTATTACTTGAGCATGGTGTAGCTTTTACGGTTTCCTCAGATGCACACTTCCCAGATGATTTAGGTAAGTATACATTTGCCAATACAGATTTACTAAAAAGTTGTGGTGTTCAATCAATTGTTGGGTTTAACCAACGTCACAAACAATATATAGAATTATAA
- a CDS encoding ABC transporter permease yields MISKRQSIAWLTPFLVLILLFFLVPLLYMLITSFQNSDGFTLAQYQSILTNGYILQGFKNSITLSVISAVIALIVTLFAVYAMMRFSASMREKILILTNLTSNFSGIPLAFAFIVLLGNSGLFTLLFDKWGIDAFSSFSLYSWGGLLLIYIYFQLPLALMLLYPIYDGIQQQWKEAAALLGASTWQFWRKIGIPVMLPGIVGTFSVLFANAMGAYASAYALTSSNYNLVAIRIGSLIKGDIFAQPELASAIAVLLAVTMVTAMLLSEWSISKTRRKL; encoded by the coding sequence TTGATATCGAAGCGGCAATCGATTGCCTGGTTAACTCCCTTTCTAGTACTAATATTGCTATTTTTTTTAGTTCCGTTGCTGTACATGCTTATCACAAGCTTTCAAAATAGTGATGGCTTTACACTTGCACAATATCAATCCATACTGACGAATGGTTACATTTTACAAGGCTTTAAAAATAGTATTACCTTGTCTGTTATTTCAGCGGTTATTGCATTAATCGTTACATTGTTTGCCGTCTATGCAATGATGAGGTTTTCTGCGTCAATGCGGGAAAAGATTTTAATACTGACAAACCTAACATCCAATTTTTCAGGTATTCCACTGGCGTTTGCCTTTATCGTGCTGCTTGGCAATAGTGGGCTATTTACATTGCTATTCGACAAATGGGGTATCGACGCATTCTCCTCCTTTTCACTTTATAGCTGGGGTGGCCTGCTACTAATTTATATTTATTTTCAACTACCGTTAGCATTAATGCTGCTATATCCAATTTATGATGGAATTCAACAACAATGGAAGGAAGCAGCAGCATTGCTTGGGGCGTCTACCTGGCAGTTTTGGCGAAAGATTGGCATTCCAGTCATGCTTCCTGGGATTGTTGGAACATTTAGTGTGCTTTTTGCCAATGCAATGGGTGCATATGCATCAGCCTATGCACTGACAAGCAGTAATTACAATTTAGTGGCCATACGAATTGGTTCGCTAATTAAAGGAGATATTTTTGCACAGCCAGAGCTAGCAAGTGCTATTGCCGTTTTACTTGCGGTAACGATGGTGACGGCGATGCTGTTAAGTGAATGGAGTATTTCAAAAACAAGGAGGAAGCTATAA
- a CDS encoding ABC transporter ATP-binding protein yields MSYIVIEGLHKKYGQATVLTNIEMSIEKGEFITLLGPSGCGKSTILRIVAGLTDASAGKILIEGKDMLGVQPKDRQVGMVFQSYALFPNMTVKENVAFGLRMQKVNSAEIEQRVQEMLGIVHLSEKAQAYPKELSGGQQQRVALARALIVRPKVLLLDEPLSALDAQIRKKLQADLRDIQQKLGITMILVTHDQEEAMAVSDRIFVMNNGRIAQSGTPTAIYTRPESEFIASFIGHYNVFTRQTLEKMIGESLPKGFSKFAIRPEAIHLDMRQGDVSIAGVAKQSFMSGNVIRTIFEGNCLFTMEQLHQREQLIKINEKYMCYVAREDVIALS; encoded by the coding sequence ATGAGTTATATTGTCATTGAAGGACTTCATAAAAAATATGGACAAGCCACTGTTTTAACAAATATTGAGATGAGTATCGAAAAGGGCGAGTTTATCACGCTTTTAGGTCCTAGCGGCTGTGGAAAAAGTACCATTTTACGAATAGTAGCAGGCTTAACCGATGCATCTGCAGGGAAAATCCTTATTGAGGGAAAGGATATGCTTGGTGTTCAACCAAAGGATCGTCAAGTTGGAATGGTGTTTCAATCCTATGCGCTGTTTCCTAATATGACAGTTAAGGAGAATGTCGCCTTTGGTTTACGTATGCAAAAAGTAAATTCCGCTGAGATTGAACAACGTGTACAAGAAATGCTAGGAATTGTACATTTATCAGAGAAGGCACAGGCTTACCCAAAGGAATTATCTGGTGGTCAACAGCAACGTGTAGCTTTAGCACGTGCGTTAATTGTTCGACCAAAGGTATTATTACTGGATGAGCCGTTAAGTGCATTAGACGCTCAAATTCGCAAGAAACTGCAGGCAGATTTAAGAGATATTCAGCAAAAATTAGGTATTACCATGATTTTAGTCACACACGATCAAGAGGAGGCAATGGCTGTTTCTGATAGAATTTTTGTGATGAATAATGGGAGGATTGCACAAAGTGGAACACCAACTGCTATCTATACAAGACCAGAAAGTGAGTTTATTGCCAGCTTTATTGGTCATTACAATGTTTTTACACGCCAGACTTTAGAGAAGATGATAGGCGAGTCGTTACCTAAAGGTTTTTCAAAGTTTGCTATCCGTCCAGAGGCCATCCATCTAGATATGAGACAGGGGGATGTAAGTATAGCTGGTGTGGCAAAGCAATCATTTATGAGTGGCAATGTGATTCGTACAATATTTGAAGGGAATTGCCTCTTTACGATGGAGCAGCTCCATCAGCGAGAGCAACTAATTAAAATAAATGAAAAATATATGTGCTATGTGGCAAGGGAAGATGTGATTGCATTATCATGA
- a CDS encoding DeoR/GlpR transcriptional regulator, whose translation MTYAKIERFEFILKQLETDGKIIVANIAEELQVAPETVRRDFDELEQQHLLTRVHGGAIKYTNVRNEPAFLRKLQMQKEAKRNIARLAARRICDGDTIAVDTGTTTVHIADFIMAVDDITVVTNSIAAAVQFNLAIEERRMTGKVILLGGTTNPRQSSVAGAMTLELLGNMNFDKAFLSCGGLSEGVIYDYDLDESLISKKMLDHSKMNYLLADASKLNGKSFYQICYIEECTEILCDIACPLEWQAYEEKWTVCTGGKS comes from the coding sequence ATGACGTATGCAAAAATTGAACGATTCGAATTTATTTTAAAACAATTAGAGACAGATGGAAAAATTATTGTTGCAAATATTGCAGAAGAGCTACAGGTGGCGCCAGAAACAGTACGTAGAGATTTTGATGAGCTAGAGCAACAGCATTTATTAACACGCGTCCATGGTGGTGCAATTAAGTATACGAATGTTAGAAATGAGCCGGCATTTTTACGCAAGCTACAAATGCAAAAAGAAGCAAAGCGCAATATCGCACGCTTGGCAGCAAGGCGCATCTGTGATGGGGATACCATTGCTGTTGATACAGGAACTACGACAGTGCATATAGCAGATTTCATCATGGCAGTTGATGATATTACGGTTGTTACGAATTCCATCGCTGCAGCTGTACAGTTTAATTTAGCAATCGAAGAACGAAGGATGACAGGGAAAGTCATACTACTAGGAGGTACAACAAATCCAAGACAATCCTCAGTTGCAGGTGCAATGACGCTAGAACTGTTAGGGAATATGAACTTTGATAAAGCATTTTTATCCTGTGGCGGCTTAAGTGAAGGTGTTATTTACGATTATGATTTGGATGAATCATTGATTTCTAAAAAAATGCTTGATCATAGCAAAATGAATTATTTATTAGCGGATGCTTCCAAATTGAATGGTAAATCCTTTTATCAAATTTGTTATATTGAGGAGTGTACAGAAATTCTTTGTGATATAGCTTGTCCACTAGAGTGGCAGGCCTATGAGGAAAAATGGACGGTATGCACTGGAGGGAAAAGCTGA
- a CDS encoding outer spore coat protein CotE, with the protein MKRLRQIVTKAVVAKGKKRTEERVTLSPTNKPTSILGCWVINHTCSAKKVGKFVEVSGKFDVNVWYAYSNHSKTAVFSETVHYKDKVKLHFREGEVTVGDDVRVRVVQEPNCIEAIISPCGTKFEIVVEREVVVEVMGETTICISVHPLDFEEEWSFNDESSSSSSSSSSSSSSSSSSGEGRYVLESSSFPDERPR; encoded by the coding sequence CTGAAACGTTTACGACAAATCGTGACGAAAGCAGTAGTTGCCAAGGGGAAGAAGAGAACGGAAGAACGTGTAACATTAAGTCCAACGAATAAACCGACAAGTATTCTAGGCTGCTGGGTTATCAACCATACATGCTCAGCAAAAAAAGTTGGTAAATTCGTCGAAGTATCTGGTAAGTTTGATGTCAATGTATGGTATGCCTATAGTAACCATTCGAAAACGGCCGTATTTTCTGAAACGGTTCACTATAAAGATAAAGTGAAGCTCCATTTTAGAGAAGGCGAGGTAACGGTTGGCGATGATGTGCGAGTTCGTGTTGTTCAAGAGCCAAACTGCATAGAGGCTATTATTTCTCCATGTGGCACGAAATTTGAAATCGTTGTTGAGCGTGAAGTAGTAGTAGAGGTTATGGGAGAAACGACAATTTGTATTAGTGTACATCCACTAGATTTTGAAGAAGAATGGAGCTTTAATGATGAGAGTTCATCCTCTTCTTCCTCTAGCTCCAGTTCTAGCTCATCGTCTAGCTCTAGTGGAGAAGGAAGGTATGTTTTAGAGTCCTCATCGTTTCCTGATGAAAGACCAAGATAA